From the Carassius auratus strain Wakin unplaced genomic scaffold, ASM336829v1 scaf_tig00016667, whole genome shotgun sequence genome, one window contains:
- the LOC113075286 gene encoding putative zinc finger protein 876, translating into MRIHAGEKAYTCDQCGKSFRQQGHLKDHMNVHSVEKPHTCDQCGKCFAYEQSLKVHRKIHTGEKAYTCDQCGKRFRQSAHLKEHLNSHNVEELHTCDQCNKTYLWASGLKKHLKVHSKEKPYSYFLCGSHSEVCQWVLTDAGDHEDGCIEEMEEIIV; encoded by the coding sequence ATGAGGATCCACGCTGGAGAGAAAgcatacacatgtgatcagtgcgggaagagtttcagacaacaaggacaccttaaggACCACATGAACGTCCACAGTGTAGAGAAGCCGCACACGTGTGATCAATGTGGAAAGTGTTTTGCATACGAACAGAGTCTCAAGGTTCACAggaagatccacactggagagaaagcatacacatgtgatcagtgtggaaagcgCTTCAGACAATCGGCACACCTTAAGGAGCACTTGAACAGCCACAATGTAGAGGAGCTGCACACATGTGACCAGTGCAACAAAACATATCTGTGGGCTTCAGGCCTGAAGAAGCACCTGAAAGTTCATTCAAAGGAGAaaccatattcatattttttatgtggAAGCCATTCAGAAGTCTGTCAGTGGGTGTTAACAGATGCTGGAGACCATGAAGATGGATGCATAGAGGAAATGGAGGAGATAATAGTGTGA
- the LOC113075282 gene encoding zinc finger protein 525-like isoform X2, translating into MPELIEENEENEEEQKQHVKTGENSLSCPPTKQKDLKKRRDEKSFTCTQCGKSLINKQSLEIHMRIHTGEKPYRCDRCEKSFTASSNLKRHMNIHTGEKLYECDQCGKTFLTATNLNSHLKVHSKEKPHSCSCGKRFSLLQNLKVHQKIHTGVREYMCFECEKTFIRAESLKQHQWIHTGEKPYKCSHCDMRFSRLGSLKTHERIHTGEKPYKCSHCDKRFSRLGYLETHERIHTGEKPYKCSHCDKRFSQVATLKTHERIHTGEKPYHCTVCGKSFRYSSSLLKHNKEHSQSVVGDTQTNRLLDINVLP; encoded by the coding sequence agttGATTGAAGAAAATGAGGAGAATGAAGAGGAGCAGAAGCAACATGTCAAAACTGGAGAAAACTCTTTGAGTTGCCCTCcaaccaaacagaaagatttaaagaagagaagagacgagaaatctttcacctgcactcagtgtggaaagagtttgataAACAAACAGAGTCTTGAGAttcacatgaggatccacactggagagaaaccatacagatGTGATCGTTGTGAGAAGAGTTTTACAGCATCATCAAACCTTAAGagacacatgaacatccacactggagagaaactttatgaatgtgatcaatgtggaaaaacatttttgacGGCTACAAACCTGAACAGTCACCTGAAAGTTCattcaaaggagaaaccacattcatgttcaTGTGGAAAGAGGTTTTCACTTTTGCAAAATTTAAAAGTTCATCAGAAGATACACACTGGTGTGAGAGAAtatatgtgctttgagtgtgagaagacttttatTAGAGCTGAAAGTTTGAAACAGCACCAgtggatccacactggagagaaaccttacaagtgttcacactgtgacatgaGATTCAGTCGGTTAGGAtccctgaaaacacatgagaggatccacactggagagaaaccttacaagtgttcacactgtgacaagagattcagtcggttaGGATATCtggaaacacatgagaggatccacactggagagaaaccttacaagtgttcacactgtgacaagagattcagtcaggtagcaactctgaaaacacatgagaggatccacactggagagaaaccgtatcactgcactgtaTGTGGGAAGAGTTTCCGTTATTCATCTTCTCTACTTAAGCATAACAAAGAACATTCACAGTCAGTAGTAGGGGATACACAGACTAATCGACTACTCGACATCAATGTTCTGCCATGA
- the LOC113075282 gene encoding zinc finger protein 525-like isoform X1, whose product MRDPEPCRMKHTEEQTELIEENEENEEEQKQHVKTGENSLSCPPTKQKDLKKRRDEKSFTCTQCGKSLINKQSLEIHMRIHTGEKPYRCDRCEKSFTASSNLKRHMNIHTGEKLYECDQCGKTFLTATNLNSHLKVHSKEKPHSCSCGKRFSLLQNLKVHQKIHTGVREYMCFECEKTFIRAESLKQHQWIHTGEKPYKCSHCDMRFSRLGSLKTHERIHTGEKPYKCSHCDKRFSRLGYLETHERIHTGEKPYKCSHCDKRFSQVATLKTHERIHTGEKPYHCTVCGKSFRYSSSLLKHNKEHSQSVVGDTQTNRLLDINVLP is encoded by the exons atgagagatccagaaccctgcagaatgaaacacactgaagaacaaacag agttGATTGAAGAAAATGAGGAGAATGAAGAGGAGCAGAAGCAACATGTCAAAACTGGAGAAAACTCTTTGAGTTGCCCTCcaaccaaacagaaagatttaaagaagagaagagacgagaaatctttcacctgcactcagtgtggaaagagtttgataAACAAACAGAGTCTTGAGAttcacatgaggatccacactggagagaaaccatacagatGTGATCGTTGTGAGAAGAGTTTTACAGCATCATCAAACCTTAAGagacacatgaacatccacactggagagaaactttatgaatgtgatcaatgtggaaaaacatttttgacGGCTACAAACCTGAACAGTCACCTGAAAGTTCattcaaaggagaaaccacattcatgttcaTGTGGAAAGAGGTTTTCACTTTTGCAAAATTTAAAAGTTCATCAGAAGATACACACTGGTGTGAGAGAAtatatgtgctttgagtgtgagaagacttttatTAGAGCTGAAAGTTTGAAACAGCACCAgtggatccacactggagagaaaccttacaagtgttcacactgtgacatgaGATTCAGTCGGTTAGGAtccctgaaaacacatgagaggatccacactggagagaaaccttacaagtgttcacactgtgacaagagattcagtcggttaGGATATCtggaaacacatgagaggatccacactggagagaaaccttacaagtgttcacactgtgacaagagattcagtcaggtagcaactctgaaaacacatgagaggatccacactggagagaaaccgtatcactgcactgtaTGTGGGAAGAGTTTCCGTTATTCATCTTCTCTACTTAAGCATAACAAAGAACATTCACAGTCAGTAGTAGGGGATACACAGACTAATCGACTACTCGACATCAATGTTCTGCCATGA